A DNA window from Pongo abelii isolate AG06213 chromosome 2, NHGRI_mPonAbe1-v2.0_pri, whole genome shotgun sequence contains the following coding sequences:
- the TRMT10C gene encoding tRNA methyltransferase 10 homolog C, which translates to MAAFLKMSVTVNFFRPFTRFLVPFTLHRKRNNLHSIILQRYMSSKIPAVTYPNNESTPPSEELELDKWKTTMKSSVQEECVSTISSSKDEDPLAATREFIEMWRLLGREVPEHITEEELKTSMECVSNTAKKKYLKYLYVKEKLKKAKQIKKEKKAAAREEAKNIQLLETTEEDKQKNFLFLRLWDRSMDIAMGWKGAQAMQFGQPLVFDMAYENYMKRKELQNTVSQLLESEGCNRKNVDPFHIYFCNLKIDGAFHRELVKRYQEKWDKLLLTSTEKSHVDLFPKDSIIYLTADSPNVMSTFRHDKVYVIGSFVDKHMQPGTSLAKAKRLNLATERLPLDKYLQWEIGNKNLTLDQMIRILLCLKNNGNWEKALQFVPKRKHTGFLEISQHSQEFINRLKKAKTFNSFSKGSLNVHRTRGSNENI; encoded by the coding sequence ATGGCTGCTTTCCTCAAAATGAGTGTTACTGTCAATTTCTTCAGACCTTTCACCAGGTTTTTGGTGCCATTTACCCTTCATAGGAAGAGAAATAACTTACACTCAATAATTTTGCAGAGATACATGTCTTCCAAAATACCAGCTGTTACTTATCCTAATAATGAGAGTACACCCCCTTCTGAAGAGCTAGAATTGGATAAGTGGAAAACTACCATGAAATCTAGTGTGCAAGAAGAATGTGTTTCAACAATCTCAAGCAGTAAGGATGAAGATCCTCTAGCTGCCACCAGAGAGTTCATTGAGATGTGGAGATTGCTTGGCAGAGAAGTACCAGAACACATCACTGAAGAAGAGCTCAAAACCAGTATGGAATGTGTTTctaacacagcaaaaaaaaaatatttaaaatatttatatgtgaaggaaaaattgaaaaaagctaagcaaataaaaaaggaaaagaaagcagcaGCAAGGGAAGAAGCAAAAAATATCCAGCTGCTAGAAACCACTGAGgaagataaacaaaaaaactttctgtTTTTACGACTTTGGGATAGGAGTATGGACATAGCAATGGGCTGGAAGGGTGCCCAAGCCATGCAGTTTGGACAACCTTTGGTTTTTGACATGGCTTACGAAAATTATATGAAACGAAAAGAATTGCAGAATACTGTTTCCCAGCTTTTAGAAAGTGAAGGATGCAACAGAAAAAATGTTGATCCCTTCCATATTTATTTCTGCAATCTAAAAATAGATGGTGCTTTTCACAGAGAGTTAGTTAAACGGTATCAAGAAAAATGGGACAAATTGCTTTTAACATCAACAGAAAAGTCTCATGTAGATTTATTTCCAAAGGACAGTATTATCTATTTAACTGCAGATTCTCCCAATGTTATGAGTACTTTCAGGCATGACAAAGTTTATGTAATTGGGTCTTTTGTTGATAAGCATATGCAGCCAGGCACATCCCTAGCCAAGGCAAAACGGCTGAACCTGGCAACTGAACGCCTTCCATTAGATAAATATTTACAATGGGAAATTGGTAACAAAAATCTCACCTTAGATCAAATGATACGTATTTTGTTATGTCTGAAAAACAATGGTAATTGGGAAAAGGCTCTGCAATTCGTTCCCAAGAGAAAACATACTGGTTTTCTGGAGATTTCTCAGCATTCTCAAGAGTTTATCAACAGACTGAAGAAGGCAAAgacttttaattcattttcaaaagGTTCTCTGAATGTGCACAGAACACGTGGCTCAAATGAGAACATTTGA